The genomic interval GCCAGCGTTCCCCGCGCACCATGACCGTGCGGCCGTCATTGAGCGAGATGGTCTCCATGTTTCTGCTTGTTCGTGCCCGCACACCGTATGTCAAGGTAAACCGGCGATTGCCAAGCGCGGGGCCGGGCGATAGTTTGCGCGCGGAAATGGAAAGTGAGCTGGCGCGCATCCGGCGCTTGCGCACAAGACGGAGCCCGATGCGGGCATGACTGCGGTTACGTCCAGCGAAGAACGGCGACCCAGCGCGAAGGACGCACGCTTCGTCAGGTTTTCGAGTGATGGCGGGGCGCGGCTCGCGCTGTCCGGTGACTGGACCGTGCGTTCCCTCTCCCGGATCGAACGCGATCTCGCCGCCGCGACGCCGCCTCCTCCCAGCGCGAAAGGCCGTCCGCTTGATCTCGACCTGGGCGGGCTGGGGGCGCTCGACACCGCCGGTGCATGGCGGCTGCTCAAGCTCATCAACGAACTCACGGCCGCGGGTCACGAGGTTACACTCCGGCGTATCCGGGACTCCCACAGCAAGCTGCTTCGCGAAATTCACGCTCGGCGCACAACCGAAGACGCGCCGCCGCCTCACCGGCCCGGCATCATCGAAATAGCGGGCGACGTGGTGCGCGGGGCCAGCGGCTTTTTCCGCGACGCGGCCGGGCTGACGACCTTTCTCGGCACAGCGACCGCCGTTTTCCTGCGGCTTCTGGCCATGCCGTGGCGGTTCCGCGCGGTCTCCTTCGTCCATCATCTGGAGCACGTCGGCCTGCGCGCGATCCCGATCATCTCACTGATCTGCTTTCTGATCGGCGCGGTCGTGATGCAGCAGAGCATCGTGCAGCTGCGCGCCTTCGGGGCCGAGACGTTTTCGGTCAACATGCTCGGCATTCTCAGTCTGCGCGAGGTCGGTATCCTGCTGGTGTCGATCATCGTCGCGGGCCGCTCTGCCTCCGCCTTCACTGCCGAAATCGGCACCATGAAGATGCGTGAGGAGATCGACGCGATGCGCACCATGGGGATCGACCCGATGGAGACGCTGGTGATGCCGCGCCTGCTCGCGCTTCTCGTGGCGATGCCGCTTCTGACCTTCTGGGGCGATCTGATGTGTCTTGCCGGGGGCGCCGCGATGGCGTCGATCTATCTCGGCTATGACCTTGATATCTTCGCGCAGCGCCTGCATGACGCGATCAACCTTCGCCACTTCCTCGTGGGCATCGTCAAGGCGCCGTTTGCGGCGCTCATTATCGCGCTGGTCGGCTGCCTGGAGGGGCTACGCGTGCAGGGCAGCGCCGAGTCGCTTGGCCTTCAGGTCACCCGTGCCGTCGTTAAGGCAATTTTCCTTGTCATTATCATGGACGCCGTGTTCGCGATCTTCCTGTCCGCCGCCGGATATTGATGCCGATGAGCCAGACCGAACTCACGCCCGATGCTGAACGGACCGCGCCGCGCGCAGCGCCGGCTCCGCGTGATGTGGTCATTCGCGTGCGCGGTCTGCGCAAGCGCCTTGGCGGCCAGCAGATTTTCGACGGCCTGAATCTGGACGTCTATCGCGGCGAAATCCTTGGGGTTGTCGGCGGCTCCGGCACAGGTAAATCCGTGCTGCTGCGCTGCATCACCGGCCTGCTGAGGCCAGATGCCGGAGAGATCAGTATCTTTGAAACAAGCGCGACAGGCCGAAAGGCCAAGCAGCAACTGGCGCGCACGAACTGCTGGGGCATCCTGTTTCAGGATGGTGCGTTGTTCTCATCGCTCACCGTGCGCGAGAACATCGAAGTGCCGATGCGCGAGCAGCTTCAACTGCCGCGCAAGGTCCGCCGTGAACTGGCGATGCTGAAGCTCGCGCTGGTTGGGCTGCCGGCGGACGCGGCGAATAAATACCCCTCCCAACTGTCGGGCGGAATGCGAAAACGCGCCGGGCTGGCTCGCGCCCTGGCGCTCGACCCGCAGATCGTGTTTCTCGACGAGCCGACCTCCGGCCTCGACCCGATCGGCGCGGAGGCGTTCGACCAGCTCATCCTCAGCCTGCAGCAGACGCTGGGCCTGACGGTGTTCATGATCACGCACGATCTCGATAGCATCTTCACCGCCTGCGACCGCGTTGCGGTGCTCGCCGATCGGGTGATCGTGCGCGAGGGCACGCCATCCGAGTTGGTGGATGATCCCGGCCATCCTTGGGTGGCGGAGTATTTCTGCGGCGAGCGCGCCCGCGTGCACCGCAGCCAGGAAGGTTACGACTGATGGAGACACGCGCGAGCCATTTTCTGATCGGGCTGTTCGTCATTTCGCTGCTGGGGCTCGGCTTCGCCTTCGTCTATTGGGTGAACAATTCGGCAGGCGGTGCGAACGCGCAGCGCTATCACGTCATCTTCGCCGGCTCGGTTCAGGGACTCGGTGAGGGAAGCGCGGTGCTTTTCAACGGCATCCGCGTGGGCGAGGTCGACCGGCTGGAGATTATGCCGGAGGACACGCGCAAGGTGCGCGGGCTGATCTCGGTGAAGCAGACGACGCCGGTCCGCGAGACCTCGCGCGCGAAAGTGGTGCAGCAGGGCCTGGCCGGGGTCGTTGCGCTGGAGATTACGCCGGGGGCGCCGGATTCGCCGCCGCTGCGTGCCAAGGCGGACGAGCAGTATCCGACAATCTATGCGGATGTGGCTTCCTCCAAGTCGTTGCTGAGCGCGGCGCCCGAAGCGCTGGGCGAGGCGCGCGCGCTTATCCGCCGGCTCAACGATCTGGTTGCCGCCAACGAAAAGGCCATCAGCCAGACCATAAAGAATGTCGAGACCTTCACGGCGACGCTGAACGATCATGGCGAGGATGTCAGCATCATCATGCAGAACACCCGCGACGTGTCCGAGCGCGTCTCCCGTATGGCGACGAAGCTGGAGACCACCATCGACAAGTTTTCCAAATATGTTGCGGATGACGAGGACTCCGTTGTGGCCGAGGCGCAACAAGCGGCTCAATCCTTTCGCCAGCTTGCGGAGAAGCTGGACCGCTCGCTGGGCGATCGCGCGGATGAATTGACCGTTTCGGCGGAGCGCGGCATCCGCCAGTTCGAGCTTTTCATGAGAGATGGCAGGCGTTTAGCAGACAGTCTCGATCGCGTGGTTCGCAAACTTGAAGAAAATCCGCAACAAATGCTGCTCGGCGGATCACAAGTCCCTGAATACGAGCCCTCACAGTAGCCGATTGACATTACAGCATGGCATAGTACCTCCTTCTA from Dichotomicrobium thermohalophilum carries:
- a CDS encoding ABC transporter ATP-binding protein; this translates as MPMSQTELTPDAERTAPRAAPAPRDVVIRVRGLRKRLGGQQIFDGLNLDVYRGEILGVVGGSGTGKSVLLRCITGLLRPDAGEISIFETSATGRKAKQQLARTNCWGILFQDGALFSSLTVRENIEVPMREQLQLPRKVRRELAMLKLALVGLPADAANKYPSQLSGGMRKRAGLARALALDPQIVFLDEPTSGLDPIGAEAFDQLILSLQQTLGLTVFMITHDLDSIFTACDRVAVLADRVIVREGTPSELVDDPGHPWVAEYFCGERARVHRSQEGYD
- a CDS encoding MlaD family protein is translated as METRASHFLIGLFVISLLGLGFAFVYWVNNSAGGANAQRYHVIFAGSVQGLGEGSAVLFNGIRVGEVDRLEIMPEDTRKVRGLISVKQTTPVRETSRAKVVQQGLAGVVALEITPGAPDSPPLRAKADEQYPTIYADVASSKSLLSAAPEALGEARALIRRLNDLVAANEKAISQTIKNVETFTATLNDHGEDVSIIMQNTRDVSERVSRMATKLETTIDKFSKYVADDEDSVVAEAQQAAQSFRQLAEKLDRSLGDRADELTVSAERGIRQFELFMRDGRRLADSLDRVVRKLEENPQQMLLGGSQVPEYEPSQ
- a CDS encoding ABC transporter permease; protein product: MTAVTSSEERRPSAKDARFVRFSSDGGARLALSGDWTVRSLSRIERDLAAATPPPPSAKGRPLDLDLGGLGALDTAGAWRLLKLINELTAAGHEVTLRRIRDSHSKLLREIHARRTTEDAPPPHRPGIIEIAGDVVRGASGFFRDAAGLTTFLGTATAVFLRLLAMPWRFRAVSFVHHLEHVGLRAIPIISLICFLIGAVVMQQSIVQLRAFGAETFSVNMLGILSLREVGILLVSIIVAGRSASAFTAEIGTMKMREEIDAMRTMGIDPMETLVMPRLLALLVAMPLLTFWGDLMCLAGGAAMASIYLGYDLDIFAQRLHDAINLRHFLVGIVKAPFAALIIALVGCLEGLRVQGSAESLGLQVTRAVVKAIFLVIIMDAVFAIFLSAAGY